A section of the Gemmatimonadota bacterium genome encodes:
- a CDS encoding metallophosphoesterase family protein gives MRQTVEIGVISDTHGLLRPEAVDALDGVERIIHGGDVGGEDILDGLSAIAPVTVVRGNTDYQSWAARLPVTELLEVGGRSIYVVHDIEDLNVDPAAAGIDVVIYGHSHRPKWDQRGDGVWQLNPGSAGPRRFRLPVSVARLQVSIKYIRGEIKYLEV, from the coding sequence ATGAGACAGACCGTCGAGATCGGTGTGATTTCAGATACCCACGGCCTGTTGCGGCCGGAGGCCGTGGACGCGCTGGACGGGGTGGAGAGGATCATACACGGCGGGGACGTAGGCGGCGAAGACATCCTGGACGGCCTGTCGGCGATCGCGCCGGTAACGGTCGTGCGGGGGAACACGGACTACCAGTCCTGGGCGGCGCGCCTGCCGGTGACCGAACTGCTGGAGGTCGGAGGCCGGTCGATTTACGTGGTGCACGATATAGAAGACCTGAACGTGGATCCGGCCGCGGCAGGTATCGACGTGGTTATTTACGGCCATTCCCACCGGCCGAAATGGGACCAGCGCGGCGATGGGGTATGGCAGCTCAATCCCGGTTCCGCGGGACCCCGCCGTTTCCGTCTTCCCGTCTCGGTTGCCCGTCTGCAGGTATCTATAAAGTATATACGTGGAGAGATCAAGTACCTGGAGGTCTAG
- a CDS encoding DoxX family protein — protein sequence MTDLGLLIIRIVIGFSMAAYHGWGKISNPGRWAAIGGNMELIGISFLPAFWGFMAGFAEFFCSILVMLGVFFRPATTLLALTMLMAMLRHLSLPADDPGAGLNGASHAMELCAVYIALWFAGPGKYSLMPGTMKDQS from the coding sequence ATGACCGACCTCGGCCTGCTCATCATCCGCATCGTGATCGGCTTCAGCATGGCGGCCTATCACGGATGGGGCAAGATTTCCAATCCCGGGCGCTGGGCCGCCATCGGCGGCAACATGGAACTGATCGGCATCAGCTTTCTGCCGGCGTTCTGGGGCTTCATGGCCGGGTTCGCGGAATTCTTCTGCTCGATCCTCGTGATGCTCGGCGTGTTCTTCCGGCCCGCGACGACGCTGCTTGCCCTTACCATGCTGATGGCCATGCTGCGCCATCTGTCGCTGCCGGCGGACGATCCGGGTGCCGGGCTTAACGGCGCATCCCACGCCATGGAACTCTGCGCCGTATACATCGCCCTCTGGTTTGCCGGTCCGGGCAAGTACAGTCTGATGCCGGGCACCATGAAAGACCAGTCCTAG
- a CDS encoding Gfo/Idh/MocA family oxidoreductase, with product MIRVGSIGLGGMGSHQARAFNGVEGCKLVAGADPSPEMRARFAETFPGTKLFDSTEAIVNSGEVDAVVIAVPTGLHCAAALTALNAGIPVLVEKPMARTVEECRRLNEAADHNNTFIMVAHCRRFDPHWKSWGAYVASGQLGSPILWRNAMAGFGPGRWYMDHDMGGGPLMDGAVHNYDFANFLFGDPESVLSSSIDLEPESSALDTCSAIVRYRNGNQLLMSWSWAVRGNGLHDIIGPKGFIQFGTGDLPDPEDADPHQYCCFTDREGEQTLIKAKSEPDMYAFQAEHFLSCVRGDVTCLSPGTEAIKAIAVADAILQAGPGGEAREVVWT from the coding sequence ATGATCAGGGTGGGTTCTATCGGACTTGGCGGCATGGGTTCGCATCAGGCCAGGGCATTTAACGGGGTTGAGGGATGCAAGCTGGTCGCGGGCGCCGATCCGTCCCCTGAAATGCGGGCGCGTTTTGCCGAGACCTTCCCGGGCACGAAGCTGTTTGATTCCACGGAGGCCATCGTCAACAGCGGGGAGGTGGACGCCGTCGTAATCGCCGTGCCGACCGGACTGCACTGTGCCGCGGCGTTGACCGCCCTCAACGCGGGCATCCCGGTGCTGGTGGAAAAGCCCATGGCGCGCACGGTGGAGGAATGCCGTCGGCTAAACGAGGCGGCGGATCACAATAACACCTTCATCATGGTCGCCCACTGCCGCCGTTTCGACCCTCACTGGAAGTCCTGGGGCGCGTACGTGGCCTCGGGACAGCTGGGGTCGCCCATCCTCTGGCGCAACGCCATGGCTGGGTTCGGTCCCGGACGGTGGTACATGGACCACGACATGGGGGGCGGACCGCTGATGGACGGCGCCGTCCACAACTACGACTTCGCGAATTTCCTCTTCGGCGATCCCGAGAGCGTCCTTTCCAGTTCAATCGACCTGGAACCCGAGTCATCCGCCCTGGACACCTGTTCCGCCATCGTGCGCTACCGGAACGGCAACCAGTTGCTCATGTCGTGGAGCTGGGCGGTCCGGGGCAACGGGCTGCACGACATCATCGGGCCGAAGGGGTTCATTCAGTTCGGCACCGGGGATCTGCCCGATCCGGAAGACGCCGATCCCCACCAGTACTGCTGCTTCACGGACCGTGAAGGCGAACAGACCCTGATCAAGGCGAAATCGGAACCCGACATGTACGCTTTTCAGGCCGAGCATTTCCTGTCCTGCGTACGCGGAGACGTCACCTGCCTGTCGCCGGGCACGGAGGCGATCAAGGCCATTGCCGTGGCGGATGCGATCCTGCAGGCCGGACCCGGCGGTGAAGCGCGGGAGGTAGTCTGGACATGA
- a CDS encoding TM2 domain-containing protein: MSNEQELREANLAKQDLANGEQLQFDVQFATRRKDPRTALAISIIGGSLGVDRFYIGDIGLGIAKLLTLGGLFIWTIIDWFLIMDAARLNNSELMRQVRDSIVQARA; encoded by the coding sequence ATGTCCAATGAACAGGAATTACGGGAAGCGAACCTGGCAAAACAAGATCTGGCGAACGGAGAACAGTTGCAGTTCGACGTGCAGTTCGCAACCCGGCGAAAAGACCCCAGAACGGCCCTAGCGATCAGTATCATCGGCGGTTCGCTCGGTGTCGACCGATTCTACATTGGCGATATCGGCCTCGGCATCGCCAAATTACTGACCCTCGGCGGGTTATTCATCTGGACGATCATCGACTGGTTCCTGATCATGGATGCGGCCCGGCTCAATAACAGCGAGCTCATGCGTCAGGTCCGGGACAGCATTGTCCAGGCGAGAGCCTGA
- a CDS encoding DUF805 domain-containing protein: MHWYIDVLKKYAVFEGRARRKEFWMFFLFSTIISIFLAVIDEFMGWQFEMGGDIIGFLSTLYYLAVVVPYLAVIVRRLHDTERTGWWILIAFIPFVGVLILLVFLILQGTRGDNRFGPDPKAETARW; the protein is encoded by the coding sequence ATGCACTGGTATATTGATGTATTGAAGAAGTACGCGGTCTTCGAAGGCAGGGCGCGGAGGAAGGAATTCTGGATGTTTTTCCTTTTCTCCACGATCATTTCCATTTTCCTCGCGGTAATTGACGAGTTTATGGGATGGCAATTCGAGATGGGCGGAGATATCATTGGGTTCCTGAGTACGCTTTACTATTTGGCAGTAGTCGTACCCTATCTCGCTGTAATCGTTCGACGCCTTCACGATACCGAGCGCACCGGCTGGTGGATTCTGATCGCGTTCATCCCGTTTGTCGGTGTCCTGATTCTGCTGGTGTTTTTAATTCTTCAAGGAACGAGGGGCGACAACCGGTTCGGACCCGATCCAAAGGCTGAAACGGCCAGGTGGTGA